One region of Centropristis striata isolate RG_2023a ecotype Rhode Island chromosome 3, C.striata_1.0, whole genome shotgun sequence genomic DNA includes:
- the ddi2 gene encoding protein DDI1 homolog 2 isoform X2, which produces MSSSTSPSQSPSSGQPQTLDRSQSAPASMELASAPGPCQDPPGLQEELLPTSSEEDAGSTPHHIHPPPLPVPSDSKVPPAPPSPSTDLLRSCSPPADMTTEPQYPEEDQVQADPAEEEAEPDEVMNSPPTLPHPEELSPIQPMEQEAAESDPDAACPSAPGQSDSVEMESPTASQGLVSSERDQPEGEHCSSSDSIPSLAAALMELHELLVSNNRAQSQNRSTSCSPSHPFRQETEEAGPEPQDSPSTAITAGAEPSDAKANHAAAVSDEGPSTCLVPDEHLGGDAAETEGGHGPPQCPGGSAEQRGAERCGQDQANDISSCQPEPEVPPDPAGDLEVREPPEGQQGRGVADGRASGTNTPDTLGLQTEHTFLSPLSMAVGSPEEVSSTSSPSPPPPPAQAPHLTSPAPLLPSPHPFIEQFPAEHIQRIQAAGFSAREAAEALEQAHGVVELALLALLARSITVPT; this is translated from the coding sequence ATGTCCTCATCCACCTCCCCGTCCCAAAGCCCTTCTTCTGGTCAGCCCCAGACCCTGGACCGCTCCCAGTCTGCCCCGGCCTCCATGGAGCTGGCCTCAGCACCAGGGCCCTGCCAGGACCCACCTGGCCTCCAGGAGGAGCTTCTGCCTACATCCTCAGAAGAAGATGCTGGTTCTACACCTCATCACATCCACCCGCCCCCTCTGCCCGTCCCGAGCGACTCCAAAGTGCCCCCTGCACCACCCAGTCCCTCCACAGACCTCCTCCGCTCATGTTCCCCTCCTGCGGACATGACTACAGAGCCCCAGTATCCTGAGGAGGACCAGGTCCAGGCGGACCCTGCAGAGGAGGAAGCTGAACCAGATGAGGTGATGAACAGCCCCCCCACGCTCCCCCATCCAGAGGAACTGTCCCCCATTCAACCCATGGAGCAGGAGGCAGCTGAGTCCGACCCCGATGCAGCCTGTCCCAGCGCTCCTGGCCAGTCGGACTCGGTTGAGATGGAGTCCCCCACGGCCTCCCAGGGCCTGGTCTCCTCTGAGAGGGACCAGCCCGAGGGGGAGCACTGCTCCAGCTCCGACAGCATCCCGTCGCTGGCGGCCGCTCTGATGGAGCTCCACGAGCTGCTGGTCTCCAACAACCGGGCCCAGTCCCAGAACCGCAGCACCTCCTGCTCCCCCTCTCACCCCttcagacaggaaacagaagaAGCGGGTCCCGAGCCCCAAGACTCCCCCTCTACTGCCATCACAGCCGGTGCAGAACCAAGCGATGCCAAAGCCAaccatgctgctgctgtgtctgaTGAGGGACCATCTACGTGTCTTGTGCCTGATGAGCATCTGGGCGGGGATGCAGCAGAGACCGAGGGGGGACACGGACCCCCACAGTGTCCAGGTGGCTCCGCGGAGCAAAGGGGGGCAGAGAGGTGTGGGCAAGACCAAGCTAATGACATCAGCAGTTGTCAGCCTGAGCCAGAGGTTCCTCCTGATCCTGCTGGGGATCTGGAGGTCAGGGAGCCTCCGGAGGGGCAGCAGGGGAGGGGGGTCGCAGACGGACGGGCCTCTGGCACCAACACCCCGGACACTCTGGGCCTCCAGACTGAGCACACCTTCCTCAGCCCGCTGTCTATGGCGGTGGGCTCACCTGAGGAGGTCTCCAgcacctcctccccctctcctcctcctcctcctgctcaggCTCCCCACCTCACATCTCCGGCCCCTCTCCTCCCTTCTCCGCATCCCTTTATAGAACAATTTCCAGCTGAGCACATCCAGAGAATCCAGGCAGCAGGGTTTTCTGCCCGGGAGGCTGCCGAGGCTCTGGAACAAGCCCACGGGGTGGTGGAGCTAGCTCTGCTAGCGCTACTAGCACGCAGCATCACTGTGCCCACCTAG
- the ddi2 gene encoding protein DDI1 homolog 2 isoform X1: MMCVVCALTPEQDSTDAFGDSWRGPYQPDTADGQTTSPQPPPFTLPRTLDQMSSSTSPSQSPSSGQPQTLDRSQSAPASMELASAPGPCQDPPGLQEELLPTSSEEDAGSTPHHIHPPPLPVPSDSKVPPAPPSPSTDLLRSCSPPADMTTEPQYPEEDQVQADPAEEEAEPDEVMNSPPTLPHPEELSPIQPMEQEAAESDPDAACPSAPGQSDSVEMESPTASQGLVSSERDQPEGEHCSSSDSIPSLAAALMELHELLVSNNRAQSQNRSTSCSPSHPFRQETEEAGPEPQDSPSTAITAGAEPSDAKANHAAAVSDEGPSTCLVPDEHLGGDAAETEGGHGPPQCPGGSAEQRGAERCGQDQANDISSCQPEPEVPPDPAGDLEVREPPEGQQGRGVADGRASGTNTPDTLGLQTEHTFLSPLSMAVGSPEEVSSTSSPSPPPPPAQAPHLTSPAPLLPSPHPFIEQFPAEHIQRIQAAGFSAREAAEALEQAHGVVELALLALLARSITVPT, translated from the exons AtgatgtgtgtggtgtgtgccCTAACCCCTGAGCAGGACAGCACTGATGCATTTGGAGACAGCTGGAGAGGGCCCTACCAACCAG ACACTGCAGATGGACAAACTACCTCACCGCAGCCCCCACCATTTACATTACCCAGAACCTTAGACCAAATGTCCTCATCCACCTCCCCGTCCCAAAGCCCTTCTTCTGGTCAGCCCCAGACCCTGGACCGCTCCCAGTCTGCCCCGGCCTCCATGGAGCTGGCCTCAGCACCAGGGCCCTGCCAGGACCCACCTGGCCTCCAGGAGGAGCTTCTGCCTACATCCTCAGAAGAAGATGCTGGTTCTACACCTCATCACATCCACCCGCCCCCTCTGCCCGTCCCGAGCGACTCCAAAGTGCCCCCTGCACCACCCAGTCCCTCCACAGACCTCCTCCGCTCATGTTCCCCTCCTGCGGACATGACTACAGAGCCCCAGTATCCTGAGGAGGACCAGGTCCAGGCGGACCCTGCAGAGGAGGAAGCTGAACCAGATGAGGTGATGAACAGCCCCCCCACGCTCCCCCATCCAGAGGAACTGTCCCCCATTCAACCCATGGAGCAGGAGGCAGCTGAGTCCGACCCCGATGCAGCCTGTCCCAGCGCTCCTGGCCAGTCGGACTCGGTTGAGATGGAGTCCCCCACGGCCTCCCAGGGCCTGGTCTCCTCTGAGAGGGACCAGCCCGAGGGGGAGCACTGCTCCAGCTCCGACAGCATCCCGTCGCTGGCGGCCGCTCTGATGGAGCTCCACGAGCTGCTGGTCTCCAACAACCGGGCCCAGTCCCAGAACCGCAGCACCTCCTGCTCCCCCTCTCACCCCttcagacaggaaacagaagaAGCGGGTCCCGAGCCCCAAGACTCCCCCTCTACTGCCATCACAGCCGGTGCAGAACCAAGCGATGCCAAAGCCAaccatgctgctgctgtgtctgaTGAGGGACCATCTACGTGTCTTGTGCCTGATGAGCATCTGGGCGGGGATGCAGCAGAGACCGAGGGGGGACACGGACCCCCACAGTGTCCAGGTGGCTCCGCGGAGCAAAGGGGGGCAGAGAGGTGTGGGCAAGACCAAGCTAATGACATCAGCAGTTGTCAGCCTGAGCCAGAGGTTCCTCCTGATCCTGCTGGGGATCTGGAGGTCAGGGAGCCTCCGGAGGGGCAGCAGGGGAGGGGGGTCGCAGACGGACGGGCCTCTGGCACCAACACCCCGGACACTCTGGGCCTCCAGACTGAGCACACCTTCCTCAGCCCGCTGTCTATGGCGGTGGGCTCACCTGAGGAGGTCTCCAgcacctcctccccctctcctcctcctcctcctgctcaggCTCCCCACCTCACATCTCCGGCCCCTCTCCTCCCTTCTCCGCATCCCTTTATAGAACAATTTCCAGCTGAGCACATCCAGAGAATCCAGGCAGCAGGGTTTTCTGCCCGGGAGGCTGCCGAGGCTCTGGAACAAGCCCACGGGGTGGTGGAGCTAGCTCTGCTAGCGCTACTAGCACGCAGCATCACTGTGCCCACCTAG